CATGGCTCCAGACGTGTCAGACTTTGATTTAAACTTTGTAAGACGTTCAATCATGAAGAAGATTCTGGATTTTATTCACGACCTTTgacctgtttattttttcttccctcgCTCTCACAGGCTCCTCCCAGAATTCCACGACAGGTGAAAACAATCTTAACAAAGGTAAAAGTCATTCACTTTTACATAAGACGTGTTCTTCTATAAAAACTGATCATATGACCACTGACCTACATGAAGTCACAGATGTTgtgacgctcacacacacacacacagatgttgtgacgctcacacacacacacagatgttgacgcttcacacacacacacacgatgttgtgacgccacacacacacacagatgttgtgacactccacacacacacacagatgttgtggacgccacacacacacacagatgttgtgacgccacacacacacacacagatgttgtgacgccacacacacacacagatgtgacgccacacacacacacagatgttgtgacgccacacacacacacacacacacagatgccagacgcttcacacacacacacacacagatgttgtgacacacacacacacacagtagatgttgtgattacacacacacacgcacacacacagatgttgtgacgccacacacacacacacacacgcgacacacagatgttgtgacgccacgcacacacacacacagatgttgtgacgccacacacacacacagatgttgtgacgcttcacacacacataaagttgTTGTgacgcttcacacacacacgcacacacacacagataaaagcTAGacgccacgcacacacagataaagccagacgccacacacacacacacacagatgttgtggaCGCCACACACATTGGTCATTACAGTTGTTGTGACGCTtagacacacacaagacacacacagatgttgtggacgccacacacacacagatgttgtgacgccacacacacacagagatgttgtgacgcttacacacacacacagttaggatgccacacacacacacacatgttagacgcttacacacacacgcatacacagatgttgtgacgccatattattaatattagatATGTTagacgctacacacacacagataaagttAGACACTtcacgccacacacacagatgttgtgactttcacacacacacacacacacacacacaaagatattgtgacgccacacacacacacacacatatgttgtgacgctcacacacacagatgaaaccTCTGGATCTCATTTCATGAGAAAAACATATCTGTGGAAACTGAGTTTGTGTCAGAGGATGGCGCTGTTTCACCTGTAGGTACCGCAgggatttatgtgtgtgtgtgtgtgtgtgtgtgggttctgtAGGAGACCAAACCTCACATCCAGGAACTGTCCATCAGAACCACCATCATCTCTCGTTACGCCTTCACGGCTGTTTACTGCGTCATGTTGAACCGTCTCAGCGTTGCCGCTGACGCCACCTTTCACTTCCACATTCCTGCTGATGCTTTTGTCTCCAACTTCACCATGTGAGTGTCTCACTGCAACTGTAACAACAACTGTAACAACTGTAACAACAACTGTAACAACAACTGTAACTTGTTATTCTTTTCTTAAGTCACTCAGGAGTTCGTAAACTTGT
This portion of the Solea senegalensis isolate Sse05_10M unplaced genomic scaffold, IFAPA_SoseM_1 scf7180000015353, whole genome shotgun sequence genome encodes:
- the LOC122762183 gene encoding inter-alpha-trypsin inhibitor heavy chain H5-like — translated: MMMMMMMMTMMKMGCAAQEQLQKDEDMAPDVSDFDLNFAPPRIPRQVKTILTKETKPHIQELSIRTTIISRYAFTAVYCVMLNRLSVAADATFHFHIPADAFVSNFTM